A genomic segment from Candidatus Bathyarchaeota archaeon encodes:
- a CDS encoding CoA transferase encodes MELLDGVRVLDFTHVYFGPYATMILADMGAEVIKVEPLWGEVARMYPPLVGGVSCVFLYFNRNKKGIAIDLKTSRGAEIALKLAERSDILVENFRRGVMDKLGLGYEHVRRVNPDIIYASLSGYGLYGPYASRPSYAPMASSISGWYRLTGDLIDPQGPPIQPAEWHGDLDPALWAVIAILGALHRRNRTGEGQLIDVAQLDCMIAQTGVSITEYANTGELPWQSRRKYAGLHTFGMFRAADGWVYIAADPQMRDGLTRAMGVEKLERDEQLREWVASRTVKEVVDALVAEAVPVAPILQIDQTIEDPHVKARGILKSLEHPTAGMIRLPGHPIKYNGVDLKIRSPAPLLGQHTKEVLREILGYNEEEIEALRGERIIL; translated from the coding sequence ATGGAGCTTCTGGATGGGGTGAGGGTTTTAGACTTTACCCATGTTTACTTCGGGCCATATGCAACCATGATCCTTGCCGATATGGGTGCTGAGGTCATCAAGGTGGAGCCTCTATGGGGCGAGGTGGCCAGGATGTATCCACCTCTAGTAGGTGGAGTCAGCTGCGTCTTCCTATACTTTAACAGGAATAAGAAGGGGATAGCCATAGACCTTAAGACCTCAAGGGGGGCTGAGATAGCCCTCAAGCTCGCTGAGAGGAGCGACATCCTCGTCGAAAACTTCAGGAGAGGTGTAATGGATAAGCTGGGGTTGGGATACGAGCATGTCAGAAGAGTGAATCCCGATATAATCTACGCATCCTTAAGCGGTTACGGCCTCTATGGCCCATATGCCTCTAGGCCGAGCTACGCTCCAATGGCCTCATCCATCAGCGGATGGTATAGGCTGACAGGGGATCTCATCGATCCCCAGGGCCCTCCAATCCAGCCAGCGGAGTGGCATGGGGACCTCGACCCCGCCCTATGGGCCGTCATAGCGATCCTCGGAGCTCTACATCGTAGGAATAGAACTGGAGAGGGGCAGCTCATCGATGTGGCTCAACTCGACTGCATGATAGCCCAGACAGGGGTCTCCATCACAGAGTATGCAAATACTGGGGAGCTCCCATGGCAGTCGAGAAGGAAGTATGCGGGCCTCCACACCTTCGGGATGTTCAGGGCGGCTGACGGGTGGGTCTACATAGCTGCAGACCCGCAGATGAGAGATGGGTTAACGAGGGCGATGGGGGTTGAGAAGCTTGAGAGGGATGAACAGCTAAGGGAGTGGGTGGCCTCGAGAACCGTCAAGGAGGTTGTGGATGCATTAGTCGCTGAGGCTGTCCCAGTGGCCCCCATCCTACAGATAGATCAGACGATAGAGGACCCTCATGTGAAGGCCAGGGGAATACTAAAGAGCCTAGAACACCCCACCGCAGGTATGATCAGGTTACCCGGACACCCTATCAAGTATAACGGAGTAGACCTAAAGATCAGATCACCGGCACCTCTCCTGGGCCAGCACACAAAGGAGGTTCTAAGGGAGATACTGGGCTATAATGAGGAGGAGATAGAGGCCCTTAGAGGGGAGAGGATAATCCTCTGA
- a CDS encoding cell division protein SepF: MKAIPLRSYEDVDVIKSEVRSGNIVISNVTPLAKQSMEDVKRAVNELNDYASFIGGDIARLGEERIILTPRNVKIWRG, from the coding sequence GTGAAAGCCATCCCATTAAGGTCTTATGAAGATGTGGATGTGATTAAGTCAGAGGTGAGATCTGGCAATATTGTTATCTCGAATGTGACTCCTCTAGCCAAACAAAGCATGGAAGATGTTAAACGCGCTGTCAACGAGCTGAACGATTATGCCTCCTTTATAGGTGGGGATATAGCCCGTCTAGGGGAAGAGAGGATAATCCTGACGCCAAGAAATGTTAAGATCTGGAGAGGTTGA
- a CDS encoding beta-CASP ribonuclease aCPSF1, with protein MQRQQSLSYVEIRSSILQNIPPEAGLTRIEFEGPRLAIYAKRPDVLLERSQVISEIATSIKKRIVVRSDPSVRIAEGDVEKVVREALPEEAGLVRIYLDPALGEVVIEAARPELAYGSGSVNLIDIARRTGWIPLLVRAPPIPSMTLKQVRSYLYSRGKERERFLRETGEVIFRPPRQGTGDVRITALGGARQVGRSAFLIRTRESCLLLDCGINPGTSNPIDAYPRLDVEEFDLERLDGVVITHAHLDHCGFLPYLFKYGYDGPVYCSQPTESLMMLLLGDYLEVMSKEGRPAPFSVEDVREVITHIIPLGYNEVTDVSPDIRLTLHNAGHILGSSIVHIHVGKGLHNIVYTSDFKFGPTQLLPPASIQFPRVETLLMESTYGGAGDSVKSREETEEEFIKIANSILEKGKVLIPVPAVGRAQEIMMVINKYMDVGKLLEVPVYIEGMISEATAIHTAYPGYLSSEIRDQIIEEDKNPFESDYFTIVKQADSRDEIVEGGPCIIIATAGMMEGGPVIEYFKRLASSEENGLIFVSYQVSGTLGQRLQSGLRSFQFFNSEGKIEVINVRMSINTVEGFSGHSDRRQLLNYVRRIRPTPKRVLLIHGEEAKCENMAKTLSRFSGVQAYSPYLLETLRLA; from the coding sequence ATGCAGAGGCAACAAAGCCTATCGTATGTGGAGATAAGGAGTTCGATACTTCAGAACATACCCCCAGAGGCAGGTCTGACTAGGATAGAGTTTGAGGGGCCCCGCCTCGCCATATATGCGAAGAGGCCTGATGTACTGCTGGAGAGAAGCCAGGTCATATCCGAGATAGCCACCTCTATAAAGAAGAGGATCGTAGTCCGGTCAGACCCCTCGGTGAGGATAGCTGAAGGGGATGTTGAGAAGGTCGTAAGAGAGGCCTTGCCCGAAGAGGCTGGCCTCGTCAGGATATACCTTGACCCGGCTTTAGGAGAGGTTGTCATCGAGGCTGCAAGGCCTGAGTTGGCCTATGGAAGTGGGAGCGTCAACCTCATAGATATAGCCAGGAGGACGGGTTGGATCCCCTTACTGGTTAGGGCCCCTCCAATCCCCTCGATGACCCTAAAACAGGTGAGGAGCTACCTATACTCAAGGGGTAAGGAGAGGGAGCGATTCCTAAGGGAGACGGGGGAGGTGATCTTCAGGCCTCCAAGACAGGGAACCGGTGATGTAAGAATCACGGCCCTAGGCGGAGCAAGGCAGGTCGGCCGATCAGCCTTCCTAATTAGAACCCGGGAGAGCTGCCTCCTCCTCGACTGTGGGATCAACCCCGGCACAAGCAACCCTATAGATGCCTATCCCAGACTGGATGTAGAGGAGTTCGACCTTGAAAGACTGGATGGGGTGGTCATAACCCATGCACACCTCGACCACTGCGGATTCCTCCCATACCTTTTCAAGTATGGTTATGATGGACCCGTATACTGCTCTCAGCCAACTGAGAGCCTGATGATGCTGCTCCTCGGAGACTATCTCGAAGTCATGTCCAAGGAGGGGAGGCCCGCGCCCTTCAGTGTGGAGGATGTGAGGGAGGTCATTACCCACATAATACCATTAGGTTACAATGAGGTCACCGATGTCTCCCCTGACATCAGGCTTACGCTTCACAACGCAGGGCATATCCTCGGTTCATCAATCGTACATATACATGTGGGAAAGGGTCTCCACAACATCGTCTACACAAGTGACTTCAAGTTCGGGCCTACCCAGCTCCTTCCCCCAGCCTCCATCCAGTTCCCACGCGTTGAGACCCTATTGATGGAGAGCACATATGGAGGCGCTGGAGACTCGGTCAAGTCAAGGGAGGAGACAGAGGAGGAGTTCATAAAGATAGCCAACAGCATCTTGGAGAAGGGGAAGGTGCTTATCCCAGTGCCCGCTGTGGGAAGGGCCCAAGAGATAATGATGGTGATAAACAAATATATGGATGTGGGTAAGCTACTCGAAGTGCCAGTATATATCGAAGGGATGATCTCTGAGGCAACAGCTATACACACTGCCTATCCAGGTTATCTCTCCAGCGAGATTAGAGATCAAATAATAGAGGAGGACAAAAACCCCTTCGAATCAGACTACTTCACCATCGTGAAACAGGCGGATAGCAGAGATGAGATAGTTGAGGGGGGGCCATGCATAATTATCGCAACCGCTGGAATGATGGAGGGTGGACCAGTAATAGAATACTTTAAGAGGCTAGCCTCATCCGAGGAGAACGGCCTAATATTCGTGAGCTATCAGGTCTCAGGAACCCTCGGGCAGAGGCTCCAGTCGGGTCTCAGATCCTTCCAGTTCTTCAACAGCGAAGGGAAGATAGAGGTTATCAATGTAAGGATGAGTATAAACACGGTTGAGGGTTTCTCAGGCCACTCGGACAGAAGGCAACTCCTCAACTACGTGAGGAGGATAAGGCCCACACCGAAGAGAGTTCTCCTCATTCATGGAGAAGAGGCGAAGTGTGAGAACATGGCTAAAACGCTTTCCCGCTTCTCAGGGGTACAGGCCTACTCCCCCTACTTACTCGAGACCCTCAGGCTGGCCTGA
- the psmB gene encoding archaeal proteasome endopeptidase complex subunit beta produces the protein MRRIPGEITGTTTVGVVCRDGVIMATDKRATMGTYVASKQAKKVYKITDRLAMTVAGGVAVAQRVVDILRANARLFELNNGRPMPVVSAARLLSNLLFANREVGLPLPLQALVGGYDETGPHIFSLDPLGSLTEERMVSTGSGSPIAYGVLEDRYREDGLVSEILPIVVKAVDSAMKRDVASGDGFDVAVITKEGFRELSLEEKQALLNLKS, from the coding sequence ATGAGAAGAATACCAGGAGAGATCACCGGAACAACTACTGTAGGAGTGGTCTGCAGAGATGGGGTCATAATGGCCACTGACAAGAGGGCGACCATGGGAACCTATGTTGCTAGTAAGCAGGCTAAGAAGGTCTACAAGATAACTGACCGCCTCGCTATGACGGTGGCTGGAGGAGTAGCAGTAGCTCAGAGGGTCGTAGATATCCTCAGGGCCAACGCAAGGCTCTTCGAGCTGAATAATGGTCGGCCAATGCCCGTCGTCTCAGCTGCTAGGCTCTTATCCAATCTCCTCTTCGCAAATCGAGAGGTGGGGCTGCCCCTACCCCTTCAAGCCCTTGTAGGGGGGTATGATGAGACTGGGCCCCACATATTCTCCTTGGACCCGCTCGGAAGCCTAACTGAGGAGAGGATGGTCTCCACAGGGTCGGGCTCACCCATCGCCTATGGCGTGTTGGAGGACAGATACAGGGAGGATGGGCTGGTGAGCGAGATCCTCCCCATCGTTGTGAAGGCTGTGGATTCAGCCATGAAGAGGGATGTGGCCAGTGGGGACGGCTTCGATGTCGCAGTTATAACAAAGGAGGGGTTCAGGGAGCTAAGCCTAGAGGAGAAACAGGCTTTACTGAATTTAAAGAGTTAG
- a CDS encoding NAD(P)-dependent glycerol-1-phosphate dehydrogenase encodes MDLPRIVMIGQGVIGELGDICEEIGVERALIVTGKRTLQVAGERAQRLVQQQGIEAGAILIENADMASVEAVKRAAEGLRAEAIIGVGGGRTIDVAKLASAQSEAHFISVPTTASHDGIASGFASIRSLGKPYSVRAKVPTAVIADSQIVAASPYRYIASGCGDVVAKAVSVLDWRIAHEDVGEYYGDYAASLAQMSSEMVMERAGLIRERSGEGLRVLLESLVSCGVAMSIAGSSRPCSGSEHLFSHALEMIAPNKILHGEGCGLGTIMMAKLHGIDWVSIAEVLRIVGAPTTAEEVGLSEDVIVEALVRAREVRPERYTILNRVSLDRDRARSLAMECGVI; translated from the coding sequence ATAGACCTGCCCCGAATAGTTATGATAGGACAGGGGGTTATAGGCGAGCTTGGGGATATCTGTGAGGAGATCGGTGTAGAGAGGGCCCTCATAGTCACCGGTAAGAGGACCCTGCAAGTCGCTGGAGAGAGAGCCCAAAGGTTGGTTCAACAGCAGGGGATCGAGGCTGGCGCAATCCTGATAGAGAACGCCGATATGGCCTCAGTCGAGGCCGTGAAGAGAGCCGCCGAGGGGTTGAGGGCAGAAGCCATCATAGGAGTAGGTGGAGGGAGAACAATTGATGTAGCTAAACTAGCCTCAGCTCAAAGCGAAGCCCATTTCATAAGCGTTCCAACAACAGCCTCCCACGACGGGATAGCAAGCGGATTCGCCTCCATAAGGAGCCTTGGGAAGCCATACTCCGTGAGGGCAAAGGTACCGACGGCTGTGATAGCGGATTCACAAATCGTTGCGGCGTCTCCCTATAGGTATATAGCGAGCGGATGCGGCGACGTTGTAGCGAAGGCTGTCTCAGTATTGGATTGGAGGATAGCCCACGAGGATGTGGGGGAGTACTATGGGGACTATGCAGCGAGCCTAGCCCAGATGAGCTCTGAGATGGTTATGGAGAGGGCTGGGTTGATTCGGGAGCGTTCAGGTGAGGGCTTAAGGGTTCTACTGGAATCCCTCGTGAGCTGCGGGGTAGCCATGAGCATAGCTGGAAGCAGTAGGCCCTGCAGCGGCTCGGAGCACCTGTTCAGCCACGCCCTTGAGATGATAGCCCCCAACAAGATCCTTCACGGGGAGGGGTGCGGATTGGGCACGATAATGATGGCCAAGCTCCACGGAATAGACTGGGTCTCGATAGCTGAGGTGTTGAGGATTGTGGGGGCGCCCACGACCGCGGAGGAGGTGGGGCTATCGGAGGATGTTATAGTCGAGGCTCTGGTCAGGGCCAGAGAGGTTAGGCCTGAGCGCTACACCATTCTTAACAGGGTCTCCTTAGACAGGGATAGAGCTAGGAGCCTAGCCATGGAGTGTGGAGTTATATGA